The stretch of DNA TCGCCCATCCGGATGCCGCGGCTCAGGTCCCTCGTGAAGACGTAGGCCACCAGGCCGTATTCGGTGTTGTTGGCCAGCCGGACCGCCTCGTCCTCGGAAGCGAAGGTGATGATCGGGGCGACGGGTCCGAAGATCTCCTCGGACAGGATCCGGGTTCCCTCGGTGACGCCGGTGAGGATGGTCGGCTGGTAGAAGTAGCCGGGGCCCTCGACGGGTCCGCCGCCGATCACCGCGACCGCACCGGCGGAGACGGCGTCGGCGACGAGCGCGTGGACCTTGTCCCGGCTCTTGGCATCAATCAGCGGGCCGACCTTGGAATGTGCTTCGGTGCCGCGGGCGGTCGTCATCTCCGCCATCTTCGCGGCGAACTTCTCCGCGAACTCGCCGGCGACGGACTCGTGGACGATGAAGCGGTTCGCCGCGGTGCAGGCCTCGCCCATGTTCCGCAGCTTCGCGATCATCGCGCCGGCGACGGCGGCGTCGACGTCGGCGTCCTCGAAGACCACGAACGGGGCGTTCCCGCCAAGCTCCATCGAGGTCCGCAGCACGGTTTCGGAGGCGTCGGCGAGCAGGCGGCGGCCGACTTCGGTGGAGCCGGTGAAGGAGAGCTTGCGCAAGCGCTGGTCCTTGATCAGCGGCCCGGTGGTGGCACCGGCGGTGGAGGTGGGGATCACGTTCAGGACGCCGGCGGGCAGGCCGGCCTCCTGCATGACGGCCGCGAAGAGCTGGGAGGTCAGCGGGGTCAGGTTCGCGGACTTCAGCACCATGGTGCAGCCCGCGGCGACGGCCGGGGCGATCTTGCGGGTGGCCATCGCGAGCGGGAAGTTCCACGGCGTGATCAGCAGGCAAGGGCCCACCGGCTTCTTCGTCACCAGCAGCCGGGACTTCCCGTCCGGGGCCACGGAGTAGCGGCCGAACGCACGGACGGCTTCCTCGGAGAACCAGCGCAGGAACTCCGCTCCGTAGGTGACCTCGCCGCGGGCCTCGGCCAGCGGCTTGCCCATCTCAAGGGTCATCAGCAGCGCGAAGTCCTCGGCCCGCTCGGTCACGAGCCCGAAGGCCCGGCGCAGGATTTCGCCGCGTTCCCGCGGCGGGACCTTGGCCCAGGACTCCTGCGCGGCCACGGCGGCGTCCAGCGCCGCAGCACCGT from Arthrobacter sp. PAMC25564 encodes:
- a CDS encoding NAD-dependent succinate-semialdehyde dehydrogenase, with the protein product MTVTAQPTVTAERESALLASVPTGLLINGQWRPAASGKTFDVEDPATGKVLLGIADAGPEDGAAALDAAVAAQESWAKVPPRERGEILRRAFGLVTERAEDFALLMTLEMGKPLAEARGEVTYGAEFLRWFSEEAVRAFGRYSVAPDGKSRLLVTKKPVGPCLLITPWNFPLAMATRKIAPAVAAGCTMVLKSANLTPLTSQLFAAVMQEAGLPAGVLNVIPTSTAGATTGPLIKDQRLRKLSFTGSTEVGRRLLADASETVLRTSMELGGNAPFVVFEDADVDAAVAGAMIAKLRNMGEACTAANRFIVHESVAGEFAEKFAAKMAEMTTARGTEAHSKVGPLIDAKSRDKVHALVADAVSAGAVAVIGGGPVEGPGYFYQPTILTGVTEGTRILSEEIFGPVAPIITFASEDEAVRLANNTEYGLVAYVFTRDLSRGIRMGERLETGMLGLNAGVISNAAAPFGGVKQSGLGREGGLEGIEEYLYTQYIGISDPYAG